The following proteins are co-located in the Candidatus Kuenenbacteria bacterium genome:
- the groL gene encoding chaperonin GroEL (60 kDa chaperone family; promotes refolding of misfolded polypeptides especially under stressful conditions; forms two stacked rings of heptamers to form a barrel-shaped 14mer; ends can be capped by GroES; misfolded proteins enter the barrel where they are refolded when GroES binds), producing the protein MAKQILFDEKARQGLKAGVDKLANAVKVTLGPKGRNVVLGESFGSPTITKDGVTVAKEIELEDKFENIGAELLKEVATKTNDVAGDGTTTATLLAQSIISEGIKNVAAGGSAPDIKRGIEKGVEEIVRVLKDNVSKPVKSNEDIAHVAAISANDSEIGKMIAEVMKEVGKDGVITVEESQELGVKKEIVEGMQFDKGYVSPYMVTDPNRMEAVWQEPYILVTDRKISAINDILPVLEKVAQSGRKDLVIVADEIEGEALATFVVNKLRGILNVLGIKAPGYGDRKKETLEDIAVLTGARVISEEVGLKLDNADLSDLGEARKVVATKENSTIVEGKGDKKAIEERIAKIKKEMELADSSFDKEKLQERLAKLSGGVAVLKVGAATETEMKEKKHRIEDALSATKAAVDEGVVVGGGVALIRALQQIGDLKFEGEEQIGLNILKRALEEPAKQIAFNAGKDGAVVVEEIKKHEGNFGYNAKANKYEDLVEAGIIDPTKVTRSALQNAASIAALLLTTEAVVVELPEKKEPIHSHGMGEGMM; encoded by the coding sequence ATGGCGAAGCAAATTTTATTTGACGAAAAAGCAAGACAAGGCCTGAAGGCTGGCGTAGACAAATTGGCCAATGCAGTAAAGGTGACACTTGGTCCAAAAGGGAGAAACGTTGTTTTGGGCGAGAGTTTCGGTTCACCAACTATTACAAAGGACGGAGTAACAGTAGCCAAGGAGATAGAGTTGGAAGATAAATTTGAAAATATCGGGGCAGAACTCTTGAAAGAGGTGGCCACCAAAACAAACGATGTAGCGGGTGATGGTACCACTACGGCAACTCTTTTGGCACAAAGCATAATCAGCGAGGGTATCAAAAATGTAGCGGCCGGGGGCAGCGCACCAGACATTAAAAGAGGCATTGAAAAAGGAGTAGAGGAAATCGTTCGGGTATTAAAAGATAATGTTTCTAAGCCAGTAAAATCCAATGAAGATATCGCCCATGTGGCGGCTATTTCTGCGAATGATTCGGAAATTGGGAAGATGATTGCCGAGGTGATGAAAGAGGTGGGTAAGGATGGAGTAATAACAGTAGAGGAATCACAGGAACTCGGAGTAAAAAAAGAAATAGTTGAGGGGATGCAATTTGACAAGGGATATGTATCTCCATATATGGTGACAGACCCAAATAGGATGGAAGCAGTTTGGCAGGAACCATATATATTGGTGACAGACAGAAAAATATCTGCGATTAATGATATATTGCCGGTTTTGGAAAAAGTGGCTCAGAGCGGACGCAAAGATCTAGTGATTGTTGCTGATGAAATAGAGGGAGAGGCCTTGGCGACTTTTGTGGTGAATAAGTTGCGCGGTATTTTGAACGTGCTCGGTATAAAGGCGCCAGGCTATGGTGATAGAAAGAAAGAAACGCTCGAGGATATCGCTGTTTTGACAGGGGCAAGGGTGATTTCTGAAGAGGTAGGATTGAAATTGGATAATGCTGATTTGTCTGATTTGGGAGAAGCTAGAAAAGTAGTAGCAACCAAAGAAAATTCAACTATAGTGGAAGGTAAAGGAGATAAAAAAGCGATTGAAGAAAGAATTGCCAAGATTAAAAAAGAGATGGAGTTGGCGGATTCTTCTTTTGATAAAGAAAAATTGCAAGAGAGGCTGGCCAAGTTGTCTGGCGGAGTAGCGGTTTTGAAAGTCGGGGCGGCTACAGAAACAGAAATGAAAGAAAAGAAACACAGAATAGAAGATGCTCTATCAGCGACAAAAGCGGCAGTTGACGAGGGAGTAGTAGTAGGCGGTGGTGTGGCTTTGATCAGAGCACTGCAACAGATCGGTGATTTAAAATTTGAAGGAGAGGAACAGATTGGTTTGAATATATTAAAAAGAGCCTTAGAGGAGCCAGCCAAACAGATCGCCTTTAATGCCGGTAAAGATGGTGCAGTAGTAGTTGAAGAGATAAAGAAACACGAAGGAAATTTTGGTTATAATGCAAAAGCAAATAAATATGAGGACTTGGTGGAGGCAGGAATTATTGACCCGACCAAGGTGACAAGATCGGCCCTACAGAATGCGGCTTCGATTGCGGCTTTACTTTTGACGACCGAGGCGGTAGTGGTAGAGTTGCCAGAAAAGAAGGAGCCAATACACAGCCATGGCATGGGAGAGGGGATGATGTAA
- a CDS encoding co-chaperone GroES, which produces MKLKPLGDHLIAKPIAEDKTTRSGIVLPDTAKEKPEQAEVVAVGEGRVLDNGNKLPMSVKVGEKILFKKYAPDEIKIDGENFLVLSESEIIAIIEK; this is translated from the coding sequence ATGAAATTAAAACCTCTGGGCGATCATCTGATTGCCAAGCCAATAGCGGAAGACAAAACAACAAGGTCGGGAATAGTTTTGCCCGATACAGCCAAAGAAAAGCCAGAACAGGCAGAAGTGGTGGCCGTAGGCGAGGGTAGGGTGCTCGATAATGGTAACAAATTGCCAATGTCGGTAAAAGTAGGAGAAAAAATATTATTTAAGAAATATGCACCGGATGAGATAAAAATTGACGGTGAAAATTTTTTGGTTTTATCGGAGTCGGAGATCATTGCGATAATAGAAAAATAA